The following coding sequences lie in one Arachis ipaensis cultivar K30076 chromosome B05, Araip1.1, whole genome shotgun sequence genomic window:
- the LOC107640884 gene encoding uncharacterized protein LOC107640884: protein MGHCKQVVESGKTILLCIYCEKLIRGGGIHRFNLHLAGKGGDIESCRKVPAVVRHQFHQSIKEFRNKKRKTQEQYVESYNACDEVEREFDEIERNEMQQQQQKSGVPAPSSRKGKQVKGLQSYFPSATTPRAQPTIKNVLQSKEIMEKCDIAIAKWMMDAFVPFNAVNSAYYQPMIDAIASMDVGYKGPNYPRVCGYLLSKLVEDVRKIIDSYREIWKQIGSYCPKGTIFIKSVDAFNVLKTDDALFKLFRDAALFVGLENVVHIVMENAANYVAAGRLLEAEFPKLYWSPCVAHSVNLIFQDIGKLQEVSETMSQASMITKYIYNHCYMLFLMRKFTGGREILHLAAT from the exons ATGGGGCATTGTAAACAAGTTGTGGAATCTGGAAAAACCATTCTGTTATGCATATATTGTGAGAAGCTTATTAGGGGTGGAGGAATTCATCGGTTTAATCTTCATTTGGCTGGAAAAGGAGGAGATATTGAGTCATGTCGAAAGGTGCCAGCTGTAGTGAGACACCAATTCCATCAAAGCATTAAAGAGTTTcgaaacaagaaaagaaaaactcaagaacaataTGTAGAAAGTTATAATGCTTGTGATGAAGTTGAAAGAGAATTTGACGAGATCGAACGTAATGagatgcagcaacaacaacaaaaatccgGAGTTCCAGCACCTAgctctagaaaaggaaaacaagtcAAAGGATTACAATCCTATTTTCCATCAGCAACAACACCCAGAGCTCAACCAACTATCAAAAACGTTCTTCAAAGCAAAGAAATTATGGAGAAGTGTGATATTGCTATTGCGAAATGGATGATGGATGCCTTTGTTCCATTTAATGCGGTTAATTCAGCTTATTATCAGCCAATGATTGATGCTATTGCAAGCATGGATGTAGGGTATAAAGGGCCAAATTATCCAAGAGTCTGTGGGTATTTGTTGAGTAAATTGGTTGAGGATGTGAGGAAAATAATTGATAGTTATCGTGAGATTTGGAAACAAATTGGAT CTTATTGTCCTAAAGGAACTATTTTTATAAAGTCAGTTGATGCTTTTAATGTCTTAAAAACTGATGATGCTTTGTTTAAGTTGTTTAGGGATGCTGCGTTATTTGTTGGTCTTGAGAATGTTGTGCATATTGTAATGGAGAATGCTGCAAACTATGTTGCTGCGGGAAGGTTGTTGGAGGCTGAGTTTCCTAAATTGTATTGGTCTCCTTGTGTAGCTCATTCTGTTAATCTGATATTTCAAGATATTGGGAAGTTACAAGAAGTGAGTGAAACTATGTCACAAGCTTCAATGATCACCAAGTATATCTATAATCATTGCTATATGCTGTTCTTGATGAGAAAGTTTACAGGTGGGCGGGAAATACTTCATTTGGCTGCAACTTAG